The genomic segment TTTTTCGTTAGCCATTTCAAAAACTCCTTAATTCGAACATTTAGTTGCATCGACTATATATTATAGTAGACTATGGTTCATCTCGCAAGTTTCCCCTTTAGAGCGCACCTGTCATCGACTCACCATTGCGGATTTTATCCGCGATTTGATCAATCTTCCGCAATCGATGATTGATCCCTGATTTTGAGATCGAGCCGCTCTCGACCATCTCACCGAGCTCTTGCAGCGTCACGTCTTGATGCGTCACGCGTAAAATCGCGATTTCCCGTAACTTGTTCGGTAAGACGTCGAGCCCGACCGTCCGTTCGAGAAATTTGATGTTCTCCACTTGACGGAGCGCTGCCCCGACCGTTTTGTTGAGGTTCGCTGTCTCACAGTTGACGAGACGATTGACCGAATTTCGCATATCTTTTAAAATCCGAACATCTTCAAAACGAAGCATCGAATGGGTCGCCCCGACTACCTTGAGGAAATCAGAGATTTTTTCGCTCTCCTTGATGTAGAGGATGTGCCCTTTCTTACGCTCGATTGCTTTTGCATTCAAATCGAATTGATTCGTCAGACTCCGGAGTGCCGCATTGTGATCCTCATAGAGACTGAAGATTTCTAAATGGTACGACGACGTCGCCGGATTGTTTAGTGACCCTCCGGCTAAGAACGCTCCCCGTAAATAGGCACGTGCCCGCCGTTCATCTTTTAAAATCGTATCGCTGATCGAACGAATCATCGTGAACCCTTCGCCGAGGATGCCTAAATCCTGCAGAATCTTATCCGCTTGCTGCTTCACACGAACGATGTAGACGTTATTTTTTTTAAGACGCATTTTCTTTCGGACGAGTAGATCCAGGTGGACCCCGTATGCCCGTTTTAATAATGAATAAATCCGTCGCGCGATCGACGCGTTTTCAGTCGAAATATCAAGCGTCAATCCGCGCCCGAGTCCGAACGAAATCGCACCGTTCATCCGTGCGAGCGCCGCTAATTCTGCCTTCATCTCGTGATCCGTGATGGCAATCTGTGTTAATTCTTTTTTTACTTCTGAAGCAAAACTCACGTCAATTCCTCCTTCCCTTCGAGTTGACGCACCCGTCGAATCGATAATACTTTCCGCATGACGAGGCTCGCGACCGCGTCCGCGTCATGACGGATGAAATGATGGTTATAGTCGACGATATCGTCCGCGAGTACTTCAATTCCAGCCTCGACGAAACGTTCATCATCGTAAGTGACGATATCAGCATGATCTTTTTGGTATTTTCGCAAGTAGCTTGCATCGATTGATTCATTATTGACGATGATCGTATCGACGACGCCTTGACCGAGAAAACGTTCGAGCGCAGTCAAGTGATCATTCGCCGTGAAGGCCGTCGTCTCACCCGGTTGCGTCATGACATTACAAATATAAACGACAGGTGCAAGCGATTGTTTAATCGCTTCCCGGATTTCATCGATCAAGACGTTCGGGATGATACTCGTATAGAGACTCCCTGGTCCGAGGACGATGACATCGGCCTCTAAGATCGCTTGAATCGCTTCCGGTACCGGACGGACGTCTTCTTCCTCTAAATAAATCCGCTCGATGACCTTGCCGACTTTCGGAATCAACGATTCGCCTTTGACGATCGTCCCGTCTTCGAACTCCGCACATAATGTAATCGTCCGCTCCGTCGCCGGATAGACTTTCCCTTCGGCATTCAACAGTTGTCCCATGACACCAATCGCCTCGACGAACGAGCCATTACAGAGCTGCGTCGCAGCCGTCAGCATCAAGTTCCCGAGCGAATGACCGTGAAGTCCTTCTCCCGTTTCAAAACGGTACTGCATGATCCGGTCCATCAATGTCTCGGACTTCGATAGCGAGACGATGACGTTTCGAATGTCACCCGGCGGCAACATGTTGAACTCTGTCCGTAAGCGCCCCGAGCTCCCCCCGTCATCCGCGACCGTGACGATGGCCGTGATGTCGAGCGGATAATGCTTCAGTCCACGCAAAAGAGTCGACAAGCCCGTTCCACCGCCAATCGCGACGACTTTCCGTTCCCATTTCATTACTTTTCCTCCTTCGCGTGAACATAATCCCGATGATTCGTGACGACATGATACTGGTTTTCGAATTCTTTACTGATTGCTTCCGCAAACGTAATCGAGCGGTGTTTACCGCCCGTACAGCCAAGGGCGACGACGAGTTGCGATTTCCCCTCCCGTTCGTACTGGGGAATCAGGAACTCGAGCAAGTCGACGAGCTTTTTATAGAACAATTTTGCTTCCGGCCACTTCATGACGTATGACGACACTTCGAGATCGAGTCCCGTTTTCGGACGTAACTCCGGAATATAAAACGGGTTCGGCAGAAAACGAAGGTCAAAGACGAGATCGGCGTCAAGCGGCAGACCGTGCTTGAAACCAAACGACATCACATTGACGGTAAAGGGAATCCGTTCCCCTTCCGTAAACTCTTTGAGCAAGCGTTCTTTCAGTGCAAGCGGTTTAATGTCACTCGTATCGATCAGCATCTGTGCCTTGTCACGGAATCCTTCGAGCAGCGTCCGCTCTCGCTCGATACCGATCAGTGGTGACGCAGTCGGCGCCAGTGGATGCGAACGCCGCGACTCTTTATAGCGGCGCACGAGGACGTCATTGCGTGCGTCTAAGTACAACATACGAATCTGCAGGTTCGTTTTTTTCAAATCTTCGTAAACGACAAAGA from the Exiguobacterium oxidotolerans JCM 12280 genome contains:
- the whiA gene encoding DNA-binding protein WhiA, with the protein product MSFASEVKKELTQIAITDHEMKAELAALARMNGAISFGLGRGLTLDISTENASIARRIYSLLKRAYGVHLDLLVRKKMRLKKNNVYIVRVKQQADKILQDLGILGEGFTMIRSISDTILKDERRARAYLRGAFLAGGSLNNPATSSYHLEIFSLYEDHNAALRSLTNQFDLNAKAIERKKGHILYIKESEKISDFLKVVGATHSMLRFEDVRILKDMRNSVNRLVNCETANLNKTVGAALRQVENIKFLERTVGLDVLPNKLREIAILRVTHQDVTLQELGEMVESGSISKSGINHRLRKIDQIADKIRNGESMTGAL
- a CDS encoding gluconeogenesis factor YvcK family protein, with the translated sequence MKWERKVVAIGGGTGLSTLLRGLKHYPLDITAIVTVADDGGSSGRLRTEFNMLPPGDIRNVIVSLSKSETLMDRIMQYRFETGEGLHGHSLGNLMLTAATQLCNGSFVEAIGVMGQLLNAEGKVYPATERTITLCAEFEDGTIVKGESLIPKVGKVIERIYLEEEDVRPVPEAIQAILEADVIVLGPGSLYTSIIPNVLIDEIREAIKQSLAPVVYICNVMTQPGETTAFTANDHLTALERFLGQGVVDTIIVNNESIDASYLRKYQKDHADIVTYDDERFVEAGIEVLADDIVDYNHHFIRHDADAVASLVMRKVLSIRRVRQLEGKEELT
- the rapZ gene encoding RNase adapter RapZ, whose amino-acid sequence is MEENQPQLVIITGMSGAGKSVAMNSFEDLGYFCVDNLPPTLLPQLIEVIGQVRPKIAVAIDTRARDFIDSFFVVYEDLKKTNLQIRMLYLDARNDVLVRRYKESRRSHPLAPTASPLIGIERERTLLEGFRDKAQMLIDTSDIKPLALKERLLKEFTEGERIPFTVNVMSFGFKHGLPLDADLVFDLRFLPNPFYIPELRPKTGLDLEVSSYVMKWPEAKLFYKKLVDLLEFLIPQYEREGKSQLVVALGCTGGKHRSITFAEAISKEFENQYHVVTNHRDYVHAKEEK